A single Nicotiana tabacum cultivar K326 chromosome 5, ASM71507v2, whole genome shotgun sequence DNA region contains:
- the LOC107832505 gene encoding reticulon-like protein B11 codes for MVFLRFLIVIAVADLLLWRRRCGSVTLLVSSTVLWFLLERAGYNLLSFIANVLLLLVVNLFFWAKSASLLNRPLPPIPDMEVPEEFVVKAADMMRVWVNHILRIAHDIAISGNLILFVWGLISKVLSNGGSFNVSLISLNCVQNQHVEIPFID; via the exons ATGGTATTCTTGAGGTTTTTAATTGTTATTGCAGTTGCTGATCTGTTGTTGTGGAGGAGACGATGCGGCAGTGTTACTCTGCTTGTTAGTTCCACTGTTCTTTGGTTTCTACTTGAGCGAGCTGGCTACAATCTCTTATCTTTTATTGCCAATGTGCTGTTGCTTTTAGTTGTGAATCTCTTTTTCTGGGCTAAATCTGCTTCACTTCTCAACAG ACCTTTACCTCCAATTCCTGATATGGAAGTTCCCGAGGAATTTGTCGTGAAGGCTGCTGATATGATGCGTGTTTGGGTAAACCATATACTGCGGATTGCACATGATATTGCTATTAGTGGGAACTTGATACTTTTTGTTTGG GGCCTCATAAGCAAAGTACTTTCTAATGGAGGCTCATTCAATGTTTCCTTGATTTCTCTCAATTGTGTACAAAATCAACATGTTGAAATACCTTTTATAGATTAA